The region GCCGAGGTGATCGCCGGCCGCAACCCGGTCGCCGAGTGCATCCGCGCCGGAGTGCCCGCGTCGGGTCTCTACGTCGCGCAGGGCATCGACGCCGACGACCGCGTCACCGAGGCGGTGCGCGGAGCGGGCTCGCGGGGCATCTCGGTCGTCGAGGTCCAGCGCGCCGAGCTGGACCGGATGACCGGCGGCGCGATGCACCAGGGCCTGGCGCTGCAGGTGCCCGCCTACGAGTACGCCCACCCCGAGGACGTGCTGACCGAGGCGCACAACTCCGGGCTGCCGCCGCTGATCGTCGCGCTGGACGGCGTGACCGACCCGCGCAACCTGGGCGCGGTGATCCGCTCCGCGGCGGCCTTCGGCGCGCACGGCGTGATCCTGCCGCAGCGCCGCAGCGCGGGGCTGACCGCGGTCGCGTGGCGCACCAGCGCGGGCACGGCGGCCAAGCTCCCGGTCGCCAGGGCGGTCAACCTCACCCGCACCCTGAAGGACCTGAAGTCCGAGGGGCTGATGGTCGTCGGACTGGACGCCGACTCCGACATCACCTCCGACGAGCTGGAGCTCGCGACCGGTCCGCTGGTCGTCGTGGTCGGTTCGGAGGGCCGCGGGCTGTCGCGGCTGGTCCGCGAGACCTGCGACCAGACGGTGTCCATCCCGATGGCCGGCAGCGTGGAGTCGCTCAACGCCTCCGTCGCGGCCGGCATCGTGCTCGCCGAGGTCGCGAGGCGCCGCCGCGCCCGCTGAGCCGTCCGGGCGCGGCGCGCGTCAGCGCTGCGCCTGGCCGAGAACGGTGTCGACAGTCAGCGCGGAGGCGACGACGAGGCTGTTCAGCGGCTCGGGCAGCGGACGGAAGATCTGCAGGACGTAGTTGTCGGCCGTCGTGAACGCGGCCTTGGCCAGCCCCTGCCAGGTCTTGCTGATCTGCCCGACCTGCTGCTCGTCGCGGTCGAGCACGCGCAGGTCCCAGGCGCGCAGGTTCTCGGCGTGGATGCCGCCGACGCGCTGCCCGCCGGCCTCGAAGGCGAACCGGACCTTGCCCCAGACGTTCTCCATCCGGATGTCGCCTACAGGGGAGCCGTCCGGGCGCTGGACGTGCACGGTGGACTTCCACATCGTGGCCGGGCGGGTCAGCCGCAGCACCGGCTGTCCGGCGACGTCCCGGATCTCCAGCGTGACCGTCATCAGCGAGTCGAGCTTCGTCAGCAGCCGCAACGCCTTCTGCGCACCGCTCTGCCCGGTCTGCACGACCGACCCGATCTGGCGGCCGGTCTGGTCGTAGACGGCGTACTCGTTGGCCATCTCGATCAGTTTGGCCTTCTGGTTGACCACCAGGACCGGCTCGGTGAACAGGGTCCCGCCGCCACCGCCGACGTGGCCGCCGACGCCGGCGCGCTGCTGCACCTGCTGCTGGACGGAAGCCGAGTCGCCGGTGCCGCCGAGCGCCAGCTCGATCGACGAGGAGTCCTCGGCCTGCGGCATCGGTGACTGGTGCGGTCCCTGCTGGAAGGGCCGGCCCGGCTGCTGGACCGGCTGGCCCGGCGCGGGGGTGCCGGGCGGCATGGGCTGGCCGGGCGCGAGCGGCTGCGCGGCCGGTGCCTGCGGCGGCATCGGCTGTGGCGGGCCCGGCTGCTGCGGCTGGGCTGCGGGCCCCGGCTGGGCCATGGGCTGGGGCTGTGCGGCGGGCTGCGGCTGTTGCTGCGCGGCGGGTTGCGGCTGGGCGGGCTGCGCGTGCGGCGTCCACTGCCTGCCGTCCCACCAGCGCACGTATCGCGGATCTGCCTGGTCCGGGTACCAGCCGGGCGGTGGCGGAGCGCTCATGGCGGTCAGGCTAAGCGATCGGTGCCGCCCGTGTACGTGGATTCGACCGCCTCGCCGCTGATCCGCCGAGCCGAGTTCGCGCGGCTGTCGTGAATCGGACTCGGATAGGGTCTGGCGCGGCTAGAGTTCAGTCGCAGTGCAACGAGGGAGGCATGGGCTTCCCGTACCCCGAGGCCCACCGATGTCGTTCGCAAGTCCGCTGTTCCTCTGGTATTTCCTGCCGTTGGTGCTGGTGGCCGTGCTGGTCGCGCCGCGCCGCGCGCGCAACGCGGTCGTCGCCGCGGCGAGCCTGCTGTTCTACGCCAGCGGCGCGGGCGGGACGACGTTGCTGCTGCTGGCCTGCATCGTGGTCAACTTCGTCGCGGGCCGCTTCCTGGAGCCGGACCAGTGGAGTGCTGGGCAGGGCAGGCGCAAGCTGCTGCTGATCGGCACCGTCACCTTCGACCTGCTGATCCTCGCGCTGTGGAAGTACGCCGGGTTCGCCACCGAGCAGGCCGCGGTGCTGGCGAGCTGGTTCGGCGGCGGGTTCCCCGTTCTGCAACTGGCGCTGCCGATCGGGATCTCCTTCTACACGTTCCACCACATCTCCTACGTGGTGGACATCTACCGCGGCGAACGCCCGGCGCTGCGCGACCCGGTTTCCTTCGTCACCTACATCGCGATGTTCCCGCAGCTGGTGGCCGGTCCGATCGTGCGGTACCGGGAGATCGCCGACCAGCTCCCGCAGCAGCGCACGCACCGGCTCGACGACATCGCCGCCGGCTTCCCGCGGTTCGCGTGGGGGCTTACCAAGAAGGTCGTCATCGCCGACACCCTCGCCCCGATGGTCGACACCGCGTTCGCGACCCCGGCCGAGGACATGACCTTCGCGATCGCCTGGCTCGGCGCCATCGGCTACGCGATGCAGCTCTACTTCGACTTCTCCGGCTACTCCGACATGGCGATCGGGCTCGGGCGGATGCTCGGTTTCCGGCTGCCGGAGAACTTCGCGCGCCCGTACTCGTCGGTGACCGTGACCGAGTTCTGGCGGCGCTGGCACATGTCGCTGTCGCGGTGGTTCCGCGACTACGTCTACATCCCGCTCGGCGGCAACCGGCACGGCGTGGCGAAGACGTACCGGAACCTGGCGATCATCTTCGTGCTGACCGGTTTCTGGCACGGCGCGGCGTGGACCTACCTGGTCTGGGGGCTGT is a window of Saccharopolyspora erythraea NRRL 2338 DNA encoding:
- the rlmB gene encoding 23S rRNA (guanosine(2251)-2'-O)-methyltransferase RlmB yields the protein MAGNDRRRGAIRKPGSKKGMVVGSGGQRRRGLEGKGPTPKAKDRVSHPAKRKADAAKARAEQQRTRHRQKERSDNAEVIAGRNPVAECIRAGVPASGLYVAQGIDADDRVTEAVRGAGSRGISVVEVQRAELDRMTGGAMHQGLALQVPAYEYAHPEDVLTEAHNSGLPPLIVALDGVTDPRNLGAVIRSAAAFGAHGVILPQRRSAGLTAVAWRTSAGTAAKLPVARAVNLTRTLKDLKSEGLMVVGLDADSDITSDELELATGPLVVVVGSEGRGLSRLVRETCDQTVSIPMAGSVESLNASVAAGIVLAEVARRRRAR
- a CDS encoding phospholipid scramblase-related protein produces the protein MSAPPPPGWYPDQADPRYVRWWDGRQWTPHAQPAQPQPAAQQQPQPAAQPQPMAQPGPAAQPQQPGPPQPMPPQAPAAQPLAPGQPMPPGTPAPGQPVQQPGRPFQQGPHQSPMPQAEDSSSIELALGGTGDSASVQQQVQQRAGVGGHVGGGGGTLFTEPVLVVNQKAKLIEMANEYAVYDQTGRQIGSVVQTGQSGAQKALRLLTKLDSLMTVTLEIRDVAGQPVLRLTRPATMWKSTVHVQRPDGSPVGDIRMENVWGKVRFAFEAGGQRVGGIHAENLRAWDLRVLDRDEQQVGQISKTWQGLAKAAFTTADNYVLQIFRPLPEPLNSLVVASALTVDTVLGQAQR
- a CDS encoding MBOAT family O-acyltransferase: MSFASPLFLWYFLPLVLVAVLVAPRRARNAVVAAASLLFYASGAGGTTLLLLACIVVNFVAGRFLEPDQWSAGQGRRKLLLIGTVTFDLLILALWKYAGFATEQAAVLASWFGGGFPVLQLALPIGISFYTFHHISYVVDIYRGERPALRDPVSFVTYIAMFPQLVAGPIVRYREIADQLPQQRTHRLDDIAAGFPRFAWGLTKKVVIADTLAPMVDTAFATPAEDMTFAIAWLGAIGYAMQLYFDFSGYSDMAIGLGRMLGFRLPENFARPYSSVTVTEFWRRWHMSLSRWFRDYVYIPLGGNRHGVAKTYRNLAIIFVLTGFWHGAAWTYLVWGLFHGLMLVVERATGLDRAPSAPAARIGRRALTMLLVVVGWVFFRAPDLGTAFTMLGHMLVPDLGGLGDIVSASVTNQRMFFLLVALVVVFLPANSGTGPFLESVRSRPANVLRVSVLTAGLAYSGLLVATGSFSPFLYYQF